The following nucleotide sequence is from Gemmatimonadota bacterium.
GGATCATCGCAAGGCAGATGAAAGAGTACTTCTTCAGCGCCTGCACGTTTTGCTCGTCTTGCGATGGTCTTCCCGACAGAGGCAAGTGCTTCGCGGTCCTTTCCGCAGACTTCTGTTACCACGGTGCGCCCCGCCTGTATGTCGTAAACTGCATATCCACGCACCCGGTCCCGAGCGTCATACACCACCAGAAATTTTCCCGCACGGCGAACCGTATCTTTGCCCAGATTTGGCATATACCATCTCGGCTTCCAGTTCTTTTGACGTGCGTCCATGCCTGAGCGCGCGGCATTGTAATTTTTGTACAATCGGCGCATTGTCTCGTGATCAGCCCTGCGCCCTCTCCGCGCTTTCAAAGGGCCGTTCAGCGACAATAATTGCGATGTTTTCAACCACATAGACTGATTGGCAAATACCACGGCATACCCATATCGATGGTAAAAATCGTCAATGCCAAACAAAATGCTCATGTCGCAGTTCTGGCGCTCCATCAGTGCAATTGATTCCCACATGGCCTGACTGGCATATCCTTTCCGGCGATGATTGGAATCCGTCCATACACCGGCAATGCCACCCATTTTTACAACAGCAGAATCGATCTGCATGTGTTTTTTTACCACACCGAGACCACTGACAGCCTGCTCGTCCAACAACAGACTGATCTGCCACCGGCTTTTGCGGTCTTCAATCGCGGTTCTCAATGCAGCCATCTACATTGTCCTTTTGCATCAACCACAGTCGCACGTAATGCCGTCTTTGGTCTGGGTCTGGATGGTCTTCAAAAGCCGTTCGGTTGTGCAGGATCCAGTCGTTGTTGGTAAATAGCATTTGTCCGGGTGTGAGATCAAATTCCACACGCATTTCGGGACGCTTTAATATGTCTTCAACGGCTTGTAGTGCGCGCTCTTGTTCTGATGTGAGTGGTATATCTGCTTCTCGATGTCCCACCTGGATATAATAGTGCAGGTAGCGCATGATCAGTGTTTGTTTGTCCCAGTAAAAAACAGGGGTCTTTTTTACAGGTGCTTCGCCCGGGAGAAATTGTCCGCGTCGGTCAAAATAGAAAGATGAGTAAAGCGCGTTTAGAACATTGGGCGCTTGACGGTGTAATATATTGTATACTGCACAGGCACTGATTAATTGGCTGCGCCCACCTGTCCGCGCGGTTTTGATACATAACAGGCCGACTATTTCGGGTACTTGTGTTCCGAATGCGCCATCTGTGTGAAACGAACTTTCTGCATTGGTTACGGAAAAGCGCGCGCCCGATTTTACATCTCGTCCGGTGTCTCGCACGTCGTAGAGTAGCGTGCCTTCGATATTTTGTTCAAAGGGTACGCCCAAACATTGCCCTACCATCCAATATGCGGCTCGCGCTTCGTCCTGCGTGTAATATTCTACGGGCAAGCGCTCGATGATGGCAAATCCTCGTCCGGTTTGCAATGCGTCCAGAATGGGTTGGAGACACGGCGCCCAGGCGATGGTGTCGGAGACGCGAAGATCAGATATTGCGTCCGCATGTTTTTGCACTTCGCTGTCGAGCGCAGATAAATAGCTTTCAGACAAGGGGTAATACCAGTCAGAAGACGCATCAATTGTCTCAGCAGTCCACGCGCGGGAGTCTGTTATTTGTTTGTTTAACATGATGAAATTCTTTTACCTTGCGTTCTACAAGTTTCTCCTGTTATTTTTTATTGATATTCTAAGGGACAAATTGCACTCTGTCAAGCGTTTGGCATTTGGAGGAGCATCGCGCTATGGAGATTGAAAAAGTCGTTATTCCGGTTGCCGGTTTGGGTACGAGTCTGTTGCCTGCGACCAAATCTCAGCCCAAAGAGATGTTGCCCGTGGGACGGAAACCCGTGGTTCAGTATGTGGTTGAAGAGGTGATTGAACAGGGGTTAAAGAAAATACTCTTTGTGACGGGAAAGGATAAGCGTACGATAGAAGATCATTTTGATCGGGATCCGGAATTGCAGAATTATCTCTCGGAGAGCGATCACGAGAATTTGCTCGATGAACTCGATTATGAAAGAGAAGGGGTTAAATTTTTTTATACGCGACAAATTATTCCTTCCGGTCATATTACGCCCGCGGGCATAGGCGATGCCATTAGCAGGGCTGAGGACTTTGTTGCCGGCGAGCCATTTGTGGTGGCGTTTGGCGATACGATTATCAAATCGGGCAATCATGCGGGTCTCTTGCGACGGATGATCAAATCGCATCGAGAAAATGGCGCCAGTTGTACTATTGCGGTTGTTGAAGTGCCTGAGGGCGAAGAAAACCAGTATGGTATTGTCGAGCCTGTGAACGGCGAGTCTGAAGACGATTTTGAAATCGCGCATATTGTGGAGAAGCCCGCACCGGAAAATGCACCGAGCAATCTCGGCGTGGCCGCGCGTTATATTTTTAATCCAGAAATTTTTATTGCTCTCAAACGCACATCTCCCAGTTACAGGGGCAAGCTCGAGCTTACAGATGCGATTTCGACACTTATTAAAATGGGACATACTGTTCGCTGTATCAAGTTGTATCCCGAAGAATTGCGCTATGATATTGGCGATTTTGAATCGTATTTCAAATCCTTTATCGATTTTGCCCTTTTCGATCAGCGCTATGGGTACCTTCTCCGCCAGTACCTGCAAAAGCGCCTGAGACAATTCTAATGACCCATGCGTTTTTTTCCACTGCCCCAGGGCGGTGTGGCATTATTGGAAATCCCACCGATATGTACGGCGGTAGCGTTATTTCGTGTTCGACGCGAGAACGCGCCGCGGTTCTGATTGCGCCGTCCGATGTGCTCAGTTTTGAAGTTGCCGGGCAGCGCTTTGACGTGCATCGCCCCGAAGATCTGTATCCGGATGGCGGTTATTTTGATGTGGCGAAGGCTATCGTCCATTTTTTGGATCTCGGCAGTGCGAAATTTTCTCTGCGCTGGGCGTGCAATGTGCCTTTTTCCGCTGGGCTTTCCAGTTCGTCGGCTATGAGTGTGTCTATTCTCAACGCGATTTTTGCATTTCTGGGACGCGATGAGCATCCTTTTTTTTGCGCTGAGATGGCGCGGCATATTGAGTTGAACTATATGGCTTTATGCGGGTATCAAGATGCGTATATGTGCATGTTTGGCGGTTTGAATTATATGGATTTTAATGGCAAGCAGTTTTACCGCGCATTTGGCGATGAGCCTTATGCGACTGTTGAACCGCTCCACGAATACGTCGGGGATTATCCCTTTGTGTTGGGGCATACGGGTGTCCAGCGCTCGTCGGGTACTGTTCATTTGCCTATTCGAGAGCGCTGGTTGGCAGGTGATCGAGAGGTCCGGCGTTGTTATTTGCGGATTGCCCATTTGGCGCGTATGGGCAAACGCGCGATTCTCGCCAAAGATTGGGCGCATCTGGGTGCGCTGATGATTGAGAATCACGAGATTCAGCGCGACCTGGGGGGATCGGGGCCGGAAAATGAGCGGCTGATTCAGGCTGCATTGGATGGCGGCGCACTGGGGGCAAAGCTCGCTGGTGCAGGGGGTGGCGGCACGATTATCGCGCTTGCGTGCGATACAAAACCGGTTGTTGAGGCTATGAAACAGGCCGGTGCCAGTCGCATTTTGTATCCCAAACCCTGTCCCGGCGCGACTGTTTTTCCGCTTGATAACGCGGCGGACCGCGATCGGGCGGAACGAGAATTGATTCAGCGCAGCGAGCAGGCGGATATTGCATAGTTATGTCTTCTAAAAACAACTTCCGCATCCTTTTTCTCGCGCGTCGCTACCCGCCCAGTGTGGGGGGTATTCAGACGCATTGTTATAATCTCTATCATCGTTTGATTGAGATGTGTTCGGTCAAACTGGTGGCACTGGGTAGAGATTCGCTTTTGCATCTGATCTGGTTCGTGCCTTATGCGTTTCTGATATCATTTTGTTGTGTTATTTTCAGGCGGGTTGATGCGATTTATTTTAGCGATGGCGTGATTTGTTCTATTGCGCCATTTCTGAGGTTGTTCACGCGCGTGCGTTTTGTGGTGACTATTTACGGTTTGGAGATGACGTTTTCCAATCCGATATTTAGCCGCATGATGCGCTTTGGTGTTTCGTTTTGTGACAGGGTGGCTGTTATCAGTCAAATTACCAGAGAACTTTCCATTCAGGCTGGTGTGCCCGCTGAAAAAATTGATATTATTTATCTCGGTATCGATCCGCCCAGTATTCCGAGGGCGCAGCGCGAGGCTCTCAAAGCGCGATTTGAAGCCGAACACGGCGTTCAATTTGGGCGGGATAAAATTGTTCTGAATTTCGGCAGGCAGGTGCCTCGGAAAGGCGTGGCTAAATTTTTGGCATGCGGTGTGCCGTTGCTCAATCGAGATATCAAACTGATCGTTAGCGGTTCTGGGCCAGATGCCGAGCGCATTCGCGAGATTTGGAAAGAAAATGGTCTCCAAGACCGCGTGTTGTTGCTTTATCTGAGCGATGAAGAGTTGGGATTTATCAGAGGAGAAGCCGATCTTTTTATTATGCCCAATGTGCCCTATCCCAACGATGTGGAGGGGTTTGGCATTACCCATCTCGAGTGTATGCACGATGGTACGCCTGTTGTTGCTTTTGCTGTGGATGCGCTTACGGAGAGTGTTAGCAAGGGGGGGTATCTTATTCCGCCCAATGATTATCAGGCGTTTGTCGATCAGATTCACGTTTTTTTTCAATTGCCCGCAACAGAGCGCGAAGAAATAGAACGCGAAGCCCGCGATTATGTGCGTTCTGGGTTTACATGGGATAAGACTGCGGTAGAATATTTCGATCTTTTTATGCGTTGAAAGGAATTTTTTATGACTGGTGCTGATGTACTTATCCAGAGTCTGAAAGCGCAGGGTGTTGATATGCTTACGGGTATGCCCGGCAATCAGAATATTCATCTTTACGACGCGGTGCTGCGCGCTGGTGGTATTCGCCATTTGCTCATCCGCCACGAACAGGGCGCGACTTTGATTGCGAATGGGTATGCGCGCGCTTCTGGGCGCGTTGGTGTCGCGCTTACTGTTCCGGGTCCTGGTTCGACAAATGCTTCTACGGGTCTGGTGGATGCCCATACGGATTGCGTTCCCGTGCTGTTGATTACCGGGGGGACAGAGGTTGCTTTTGACGGTCGGGATCGCGCCAAGTGTTTTCACGGTCTGGATCAAGCGTCTTTTTTTAAGTCGATTACGCACTTTTTTGCGCGTCCCAGGTCTGTTGGTGAAATTCCCGATGCGGTTGTCGGTGCGTTCAAGGCACTGCGCGCTCCGCGTCCTGGTCCCGCGGTTATTGAATTGCCGACCGATGTCGCTGCGGAAGAGGGTGTGGCGGATATTCCGCCTGTAGTTGAGGGGGATCGCCTGTATCCGGATAGCGCGGATATTGACCGCGTGGTCTCGGTGCTTCGCGCGGCAAAATGTCCGGCTATTCTGGCGGGTAGCGCGGTTATTCACGCCAATGCTACCGATGCGCTTCGTTCTCTTGCAGAGGGGCTCAATATTCCCGTTGTTTATACCCGTTTGGGAAAGGGGGTTATGCCAGATGGTCATCCCCTGACTGTGGGGCATTGTTCGGCGCAGGCGGGTAAGACGATTCTCGGCAGTGCCGATTTGCTTCTCGCGATTGGCTGCCGCTTTACGCAGATCGATACGCGGAGCTGGTCGCTTCCGCTGCCGGATCGCAAGGTTCAACTCGATCCCGATCCGCGAGAGCTTGGGCGCGAGTATCCGATTGAAACGGGTGCTGCAGGCGATCTGGCGCTGTCGATTCCCCAGCTTGTCGAGGTGGCGGGTGGTTATACAGCGGATTGGGGCGATTTTGTCGAGCGCACGCGTGCCGAAGCCGGGGCCAATCGCGCGCCAGTGCCCATTATGGGGGTTACGCGCAAGTCGCTTCCCGAGGATGCGATTATTGTGGTGGATGTTACGTCTATTGGGTATCGCGCGTTTGACGAGTATCCGATTACTGTGCCGCGTACGTTTCTCTATCCCAGTCATTCGGTTACGCTGGGGTTTGCGGTTCCCGCTGCTATTGGCGCGAAGCTCGCGTGTCCAGATCAGCAGGTTGTGGCGTTTTGCGGCGATGGCGGATTTCAGATGACGGCGAGTGAACTCGCTACTGCGGCCGAACACGGTATTGAGACGGTTTCGGTTGTTTCCAATGATGGCAGTCTTTCTGCGATTCGCGGCGCTCAGGCGCAGGCTTTTAATGGTCGGGTGATCGATACGGATATGAAGACGCCCCGTCTTGCAGATCTGGCGCGGTCTCTGGGTGCACGGGGTATCCGCGTGGATGATCCCGACCGTTTTGAAGCGGTTTTTGCCGATACTCTGGGGCTGGAAGGTCCTGCTGTGATTGAGGTGATGATGGAGAAACAACGCGATTATCTCATCAGCCGCGTGCCGTGGCTTTACCCGGAATAGGTCAGGATGGATAGGATAAGACCCTATATTGATCGTATAATCCATTGGATAAGGCCCTATCTTTCCCGTATGGCGATCTATTGTGTTATTTGCGCGGTGGGGTATTTGGGCATTGCTGCTGCGGTGATTTACGCGTACAAAGATGGTTTGCCGTCTTTTGACAAGTTGGAGGATGTGGATCCCGCGCAAACGACTAATATTTTTTCTCGAGATGGGGTCGAGTTGAAGAAGTTCTGGGTGCAGAGGCGCGATCCCATTGCGTTTGAGCAGTTGCCGAGTGCCGTGATCGATGCTCTGATTGTTACGGAAGATCAGCGTTTTTGGGGGCACTGGGGTGTGAGTGTTCCCGATATTATCCGCGTGGTGTTCCGCAATGTTTATACGTCTGGTACTTTGAAAGGGCACGGTGCGAGTACGCTGACGCAACAATTGGCGCGCAATATTTTTTTGACGCTGGATCCAACGTGGAAGCGGAAGATTCAGGAGCAGATGACTGCCGTGCTTTTGGAGCGCACCTATACCAAGCGCGAAATTATTACGATGTATTTTAATCAGATGTATTTTGGCAATAGTGCGTACGGTATTCAGACTGCTGCGCGCCGCTTTTTTGGGAAGGATGTCGAGCGGTTGAGGATGGAGGAGGGGGCGTTGTTGGTCGGGCTTTTGAAGGGGCCGCTTCCCTATTCGCCGATTTACCATCCCGAGCGCTCGCTGGATAGGCGCAATAATGTGGTGTTGTACAATATGCGGGGGTCGGGCAAGATTACGGCGGTAGAATACGATTCGATTGCTCAGCGTCCGATTGTTTTGAAGGAGAATCGCGAGGAGGTGGGAGAGGCGCCCTATTTTACAGAGGATATCCGCAAGTATTTGGAATATACCTATGGGCTGAGTGTGCTTTACGATGGCGCGACTGTTACTACGACGCTGGATAGTCGGTTACAGGAGATTGCAGAGGATGTGGTGTCGCAAAATTTGATGGAGCGGATAAAAGATCGCGTGGCTGCCAATTGGAAGCGCGATCCCCCGGATGCGGCATTTTTTGCGAAGATCAAGACGCATCAGGATACGCTGGCGAATCTGGTATTGCAAGGGGCGCTGGTGGCGCTGGATCCGCATACGGGACATATTCTGGCGATGGTGGGCGGGCGCAATTTTGAAGAGAGTAAGTTTAACCGCGCTACGCAGGCTCTGCGGCAGCCGGGGTCTGCTTTTAAGCCTTTTATTTATACGGCTGCGGTTGATAAGGGCCATACGCCTACGTGGCGGTTGCCCGATACTGCTGTGTCGATTAAGATGTACGATGGGACGTATTGGCAGCCGGAGAATTACGACCGAAAATTTTTGGGGTGGATGACGATGCGCGAGGGGCTTGCGGGTTCTCGCAATGTGGTGACGACCCAGGTGTTGGAAAAGGTGGGTCCAAAGACGGTGGTGGATTACGCGATGAAGATGGGTATTGATTCGCAGGTTCAACCGGTTTTGTCTTTGGGGATGGGGACGAGTGAGGTCAAGTTGCTGGAATTGGTGTCGGCTTATGGGACGCTGGCGAATAAGGGTATTCGGGTGACGCCGATGTCGATTTTGAAGATTGAAGATAAGAATGGGAATGTGCTCGAGGAGAATGTGCAGGGGCGCGAACAGGTTGTGCTGAGCGAAGAGACTGCGGCTGTGACTGTGAATCTGATGCAGTCGATTCTGGATATGCGGGCGGGTGAAAATTACGCGGTTTTGACGGGTACGGGGTGGAGTGCGCGTACGGCTTATGGATTTCGTCGTCCCGCCGCGGGGAAGACGGGTACGACGCAGGAGTATGCCGATGCGTGGTTTATTGGGTTTACGCCACAGATTGTGTGTGGGGTTTGGGTGGGGTTTGATTCCAAGGTGTCGATGGGGCGTCGGATGTCGGGTGCGGCTGTGGCGTTGCCGATTTGGGCGGAGTTTATGTGGCGCGCGCACACGGTGCTTCAGTTGCCGGTTGAAGATTTTGTGTTGCCGGAGGATATTCCAAAGGTGGAGGTTTGTGGGGAGACATACCAGGTGGCGTCTATTTATTGTTCCAGGCGCTATACGGAGGTGTTTAAGCCGGGTACTGAACCCAAGCGCCCGTGTCCTGTACACACTTCGAATACGCAGTCTTTGCCCTCGCCCAGTCAACCGAAGAAGTCTAAGACCAAACGGGAATATCAGTTTTGATTGTTGTGGGATGATCCAGGAACGGGTCATCCCATATTTTTTTGGGGGTGTGTCGTGTCTTCTGTTCATACTCTTGGCGTGCCGATCCGCAGTGTCAATTGGGTGCGTATTTTTCCGGCGCTGAATGCAGAGGGTCGCGATTGTCTGGTGGCTGTGATGGGCCAGCAGGCAGATGGTTTTATGGTGGTGAAGATCGATCCGGTTACGGGTGATACGGATCAGGTGACGGCGACGCTGCCTTCGGCGCATTATCCGACGGCGACGTTGCTGAGTCGAAGTGGTGTGATTTATATCGGGGCGGCGTACGCGGGGTATTTGTTTTGCTATGATCCAAAGGCGGGGCGTTTGGATAATTTGGGTGCGATCAATTTGCCGGATGATACGTTTCCCTGCCGTATTGATGAGGATGCCCAGGGGGTGCTGTGGATCGGGTGTTACGGTTCGGCGGGGTTGACGAGTTACGATCCGAGGACGGGTGAGTTTGTGCGGTATGGACGGATGGATGAGACGGATATGTATTGTTATCCGATGTGTGCGCCCGATGGGACGGTTGCGTGCGAGATTAAGATGACGCGGCCCCATGTGGTGGTGTTGGATCCGAAGTCGGGTGTTCATAAGCCGGTAGGACCGGTTGTGGCAAAGGAGGATGGTGGGGCGTCGGCGTTGATGCGGGCGTCTGATGGGGTGCTTTATATCGCGTCGTCTGAGGGCAATTTTCGTCTGGCGGGTTTTGAAGCGGTTCGGGTGGCGTCGCTTCCCGAGTCTGAAACGCTGCCGACGATGTCCGATGGCTCGATTGTTGATTTTGCGGATCGGGATACGCAGATGTACCGCGTGGTTGGTATTACACATCCCGAGACGGGGGCGACGAGGCAATTGCCCATTGCATACAAGTCAGCAGGGAGCGATTTGTTTTTGGTGCATCGCGGGCCAGATGACAATATATACGGGTCAAGTATTTTGCCGTTGCATTTGTTTCGGTATGTGCCTTCTTCGGGCGAGATGACGGATCTGGGGGTTTGTTCCACGGCGACTGGAGAAGCGTATTCGATGGGGAATTTGAACGGGAAGCTCTATATTTGTTCTTATCCCGGTGCGAGGCTGTCGGTGTATGATCCTTCGCGTCCGTATGAATTTGGATTGAAGGCTGATAGCAATCCGCGCGATTTAGGGCGTGTGGATGAGGTGTCCTATCGCCCCCGTGCGATGGTGACGGGTCCGATGGATCGGGTGTGGATTGCGTCTGTTCCGGATTACGGTTTGTGGGGTGGTCCGCTGTCGTGGTTCGATCCGGGTACGGAGCAGTTTGGGTCTTACCGCGATATTGCCGGTGAGGCGAGTTGCTGGTCGCTGGCATGGCTGTTTCGCCAGGATTTGCTCGCGGTGGGGACGACGATTAACGGGGGGTCCGGTACCCGTCCGCGGGTTTCACAGGCGGTGTTGTTTTTGTGGGATTATGAGCGGGGAGAGAAGGTGTGGGAGGGTACGCTCGATAGGCAGATTTCGGCGATTAATGCACTTGTTGTCGGCGAGGATGGGTTGCTGTACGGTACGGCTCTGGGCGATGAGGGTCCTGTTCTGTTTGCGTTTGATCCT
It contains:
- a CDS encoding PBP1A family penicillin-binding protein: MAIYCVICAVGYLGIAAAVIYAYKDGLPSFDKLEDVDPAQTTNIFSRDGVELKKFWVQRRDPIAFEQLPSAVIDALIVTEDQRFWGHWGVSVPDIIRVVFRNVYTSGTLKGHGASTLTQQLARNIFLTLDPTWKRKIQEQMTAVLLERTYTKREIITMYFNQMYFGNSAYGIQTAARRFFGKDVERLRMEEGALLVGLLKGPLPYSPIYHPERSLDRRNNVVLYNMRGSGKITAVEYDSIAQRPIVLKENREEVGEAPYFTEDIRKYLEYTYGLSVLYDGATVTTTLDSRLQEIAEDVVSQNLMERIKDRVAANWKRDPPDAAFFAKIKTHQDTLANLVLQGALVALDPHTGHILAMVGGRNFEESKFNRATQALRQPGSAFKPFIYTAAVDKGHTPTWRLPDTAVSIKMYDGTYWQPENYDRKFLGWMTMREGLAGSRNVVTTQVLEKVGPKTVVDYAMKMGIDSQVQPVLSLGMGTSEVKLLELVSAYGTLANKGIRVTPMSILKIEDKNGNVLEENVQGREQVVLSEETAAVTVNLMQSILDMRAGENYAVLTGTGWSARTAYGFRRPAAGKTGTTQEYADAWFIGFTPQIVCGVWVGFDSKVSMGRRMSGAAVALPIWAEFMWRAHTVLQLPVEDFVLPEDIPKVEVCGETYQVASIYCSRRYTEVFKPGTEPKRPCPVHTSNTQSLPSPSQPKKSKTKREYQF
- a CDS encoding GNAT family N-acetyltransferase, with the translated sequence MAALRTAIEDRKSRWQISLLLDEQAVSGLGVVKKHMQIDSAVVKMGGIAGVWTDSNHRRKGYASQAMWESIALMERQNCDMSILFGIDDFYHRYGYAVVFANQSMWLKTSQLLSLNGPLKARRGRRADHETMRRLYKNYNAARSGMDARQKNWKPRWYMPNLGKDTVRRAGKFLVVYDARDRVRGYAVYDIQAGRTVVTEVCGKDREALASVGKTIARRAKRAGAEEVLFHLPCDDPFISLCIPLGCACLIAYPFNQSAMGRIIHLNRLMKKLLPVFQKRWAHSELNWTGEFAIDTDIGRVGFEISESDIVMADVGGRARVSMPQMALTQLVMGYRQVVDIAYN
- a CDS encoding TauD/TfdA family dioxygenase; this encodes MLNKQITDSRAWTAETIDASSDWYYPLSESYLSALDSEVQKHADAISDLRVSDTIAWAPCLQPILDALQTGRGFAIIERLPVEYYTQDEARAAYWMVGQCLGVPFEQNIEGTLLYDVRDTGRDVKSGARFSVTNAESSFHTDGAFGTQVPEIVGLLCIKTARTGGRSQLISACAVYNILHRQAPNVLNALYSSFYFDRRGQFLPGEAPVKKTPVFYWDKQTLIMRYLHYYIQVGHREADIPLTSEQERALQAVEDILKRPEMRVEFDLTPGQMLFTNNDWILHNRTAFEDHPDPDQRRHYVRLWLMQKDNVDGCIENRD
- a CDS encoding thiamine pyrophosphate-binding protein; amino-acid sequence: MTGADVLIQSLKAQGVDMLTGMPGNQNIHLYDAVLRAGGIRHLLIRHEQGATLIANGYARASGRVGVALTVPGPGSTNASTGLVDAHTDCVPVLLITGGTEVAFDGRDRAKCFHGLDQASFFKSITHFFARPRSVGEIPDAVVGAFKALRAPRPGPAVIELPTDVAAEEGVADIPPVVEGDRLYPDSADIDRVVSVLRAAKCPAILAGSAVIHANATDALRSLAEGLNIPVVYTRLGKGVMPDGHPLTVGHCSAQAGKTILGSADLLLAIGCRFTQIDTRSWSLPLPDRKVQLDPDPRELGREYPIETGAAGDLALSIPQLVEVAGGYTADWGDFVERTRAEAGANRAPVPIMGVTRKSLPEDAIIVVDVTSIGYRAFDEYPITVPRTFLYPSHSVTLGFAVPAAIGAKLACPDQQVVAFCGDGGFQMTASELATAAEHGIETVSVVSNDGSLSAIRGAQAQAFNGRVIDTDMKTPRLADLARSLGARGIRVDDPDRFEAVFADTLGLEGPAVIEVMMEKQRDYLISRVPWLYPE
- a CDS encoding UTP--glucose-1-phosphate uridylyltransferase is translated as MEIEKVVIPVAGLGTSLLPATKSQPKEMLPVGRKPVVQYVVEEVIEQGLKKILFVTGKDKRTIEDHFDRDPELQNYLSESDHENLLDELDYEREGVKFFYTRQIIPSGHITPAGIGDAISRAEDFVAGEPFVVAFGDTIIKSGNHAGLLRRMIKSHRENGASCTIAVVEVPEGEENQYGIVEPVNGESEDDFEIAHIVEKPAPENAPSNLGVAARYIFNPEIFIALKRTSPSYRGKLELTDAISTLIKMGHTVRCIKLYPEELRYDIGDFESYFKSFIDFALFDQRYGYLLRQYLQKRLRQF
- a CDS encoding glycosyltransferase family 4 protein translates to MSSKNNFRILFLARRYPPSVGGIQTHCYNLYHRLIEMCSVKLVALGRDSLLHLIWFVPYAFLISFCCVIFRRVDAIYFSDGVICSIAPFLRLFTRVRFVVTIYGLEMTFSNPIFSRMMRFGVSFCDRVAVISQITRELSIQAGVPAEKIDIIYLGIDPPSIPRAQREALKARFEAEHGVQFGRDKIVLNFGRQVPRKGVAKFLACGVPLLNRDIKLIVSGSGPDAERIREIWKENGLQDRVLLLYLSDEELGFIRGEADLFIMPNVPYPNDVEGFGITHLECMHDGTPVVAFAVDALTESVSKGGYLIPPNDYQAFVDQIHVFFQLPATEREEIEREARDYVRSGFTWDKTAVEYFDLFMR